In Candidatus Mycalebacterium zealandia, one DNA window encodes the following:
- a CDS encoding NAD-dependent epimerase/dehydratase family protein codes for MAVLMTGATGFIGSHIARKLKTKGDEVRALVRATSDTGDLDRAGITKINGDITDRASVLKALEGCETVYHCAGFVSFKKRDYGKMVEINVEGARNVLSAALETGVRKVVFTSSVAALGPAVKDGFITEDSETDTDFQGANIGYMNVKRAAEAAALDFCEKGLDVVITNPSVVIGAGDKYLSSVGSVLWYCKRRFPGYMDGTLNLTDVEDVAEGHILAAEKGKTGECYILSNTNLTVLEYFTLLEKVTGVPAPKLKIPYPAAYVSAFFAERVLGLAFPNYSTMDLDSVKLSRYNWHTDCSKAERELGYKRGSVEESLRKTVEWFKSRRLL; via the coding sequence ATGGCAGTTTTAATGACCGGAGCAACTGGGTTTATCGGCTCTCATATAGCGCGAAAACTGAAAACTAAAGGAGACGAAGTTCGCGCCCTTGTGCGCGCAACCAGCGACACCGGAGACCTTGACCGCGCCGGCATAACAAAAATAAACGGCGATATAACGGACCGCGCATCGGTGTTGAAAGCCCTTGAAGGATGCGAAACCGTTTATCACTGCGCGGGCTTTGTTTCGTTCAAAAAAAGAGACTACGGGAAAATGGTGGAGATAAACGTTGAGGGAGCACGGAATGTTTTGTCCGCCGCTCTTGAAACGGGCGTGCGAAAAGTGGTTTTCACAAGCAGTGTGGCGGCGCTGGGGCCGGCGGTTAAGGACGGGTTTATAACGGAAGACTCTGAAACCGACACGGATTTTCAAGGCGCGAACATCGGATATATGAACGTGAAACGGGCCGCCGAAGCCGCGGCGCTTGATTTTTGCGAAAAAGGGCTTGATGTCGTGATAACGAATCCTTCGGTTGTTATCGGAGCCGGAGACAAATATCTGTCCAGCGTGGGATCGGTTCTGTGGTATTGCAAAAGGCGTTTCCCCGGATACATGGACGGCACTCTCAACCTTACCGATGTTGAAGACGTGGCGGAAGGACACATACTTGCCGCGGAAAAGGGTAAAACCGGAGAATGTTATATCCTGAGCAACACAAACCTGACGGTGCTTGAGTATTTCACCCTGCTTGAAAAAGTAACAGGGGTGCCCGCGCCGAAATTGAAAATCCCCTACCCGGCGGCATACGTGTCCGCGTTTTTCGCCGAACGCGTTCTCGGACTGGCGTTTCCGAACTACTCAACAATGGATTTGGATTCCGTCAAACTGTCGCGCTACAACTGGCACACAGACTGTTCAAAAGCCGAGAGGGAACTGGGATACAAGCGCGGTTCGGTGGAGGAAAGTCTGCGCAAGACCGTTGAATGGTTTAAGTCGCGCAGATTGCTCTGA
- a CDS encoding ATP-binding cassette domain-containing protein — translation MPVFAASYILEQPPRARNPMSQAHSIVMEKIRKDYAGRRVLDGLDLRVGKGETVFIKGENGSGKTSVLKIAAALSRPAAGRAQVAGFDTVSSPEQVRRRVGFVSHEDCLYEGLSAFENLRFFCELQSIGNAAFRAEELIEIFEIPFSRRQGCGSLSAGMKKRISIARAVSHNPEVLLLDEPFSGLDRRGSEILSQEFERLKNSGAAALVSTHGNFEGSDIADWTVVITSGRADRSGSVL, via the coding sequence TTGCCTGTGTTTGCCGCCTCATATATTCTGGAACAGCCGCCGCGCGCGAGAAATCCCATGTCTCAGGCACACTCTATCGTTATGGAGAAAATCCGCAAAGATTACGCCGGGCGGCGTGTTCTTGACGGTCTGGATTTGCGTGTAGGGAAGGGCGAAACGGTTTTCATCAAAGGCGAAAACGGTTCGGGCAAAACTTCGGTGTTGAAAATTGCCGCCGCGCTGTCAAGACCGGCTGCCGGAAGAGCTCAAGTCGCGGGTTTTGACACCGTTTCTTCGCCGGAGCAGGTGAGGCGTAGAGTGGGGTTTGTTTCTCACGAAGACTGTCTTTACGAAGGTTTAAGCGCATTTGAAAATCTGCGTTTTTTCTGCGAACTCCAGAGCATCGGGAACGCGGCGTTTAGGGCGGAAGAGTTGATTGAAATCTTTGAAATTCCGTTTTCCCGGCGGCAGGGTTGCGGTTCGCTGTCGGCGGGAATGAAAAAACGGATTTCAATAGCGCGTGCCGTGTCGCACAACCCCGAAGTGCTTCTTCTTGACGAACCATTTTCCGGTCTTGACCGTAGAGGGAGCGAGATTCTTTCGCAAGAATTTGAGCGTTTAAAAAACTCCGGCGCGGCCGCGCTTGTTTCAACTCATGGAAATTTTGAGGGTTCCGATATTGCGGATTGGACGGTGGTTATTACCAGCGGTCGAGCGGACCGGAGCGGGAGCGTTTTGTGA
- a CDS encoding cytochrome C assembly protein, which yields MSVSKKIVFAFALLLTAVAVWMGIFYAPTELKMGHTQRIFYFHMGAVAAMTVAFIIVFVSSVAFLRSRKSGWDVRAVSAAEVGVVFTLITMLTGAIWAKQSWGTWWVWWDAQLQATFILFLLYCGYLLLRRALPEGEKSSVLTAVFACLAFIDLPWVYVSARVVKRDISPVVFGPGGEGIAPEMMHTLLVNIAAFVFLFVLILRERERIETLRRRINSRRED from the coding sequence TTGAGCGTTTCAAAGAAAATTGTTTTTGCTTTCGCGTTGCTTCTTACCGCGGTCGCGGTCTGGATGGGAATTTTTTACGCGCCGACCGAACTCAAGATGGGGCACACGCAAAGAATCTTCTATTTTCATATGGGCGCGGTTGCCGCGATGACCGTGGCTTTTATAATCGTGTTTGTTTCAAGCGTCGCTTTTCTGCGTTCAAGAAAGTCCGGGTGGGATGTGCGCGCCGTATCCGCGGCGGAGGTCGGAGTTGTTTTCACGCTTATAACTATGCTGACGGGCGCGATATGGGCGAAGCAGTCGTGGGGAACGTGGTGGGTTTGGTGGGACGCTCAGCTTCAAGCCACCTTTATCCTGTTTTTGCTCTATTGCGGCTACTTGCTTCTCAGAAGAGCGCTTCCCGAAGGCGAAAAAAGCTCCGTGCTTACAGCCGTGTTCGCGTGCCTCGCTTTTATAGACCTGCCATGGGTTTATGTGTCCGCGCGCGTTGTGAAAAGAGACATTTCCCCCGTTGTTTTCGGTCCGGGCGGAGAGGGCATTGCGCCTGAAATGATGCACACACTGCTTGTCAATATTGCGGCGTTTGTTTTTTTGTTCGTGCTGATTTTGCGCGAGCGCGAGAGGATTGAAACTTTGAGGCGGCGTATCAATTCGCGCCGCGAAGATTAG
- the glmS gene encoding glutamine--fructose-6-phosphate transaminase (isomerizing) codes for MCGIVGYVGFAERTCNVLCNGLGKLDTRGYDSAGICVVGENGASVFKTPGKINRLVEEIGSNPPEGKVGIGHTRWATQGDPESRENAHPHTAGAVSVVHNGVVENWKPLRERLESAGRVFLSDTDTEVIAHLIDEFHGAGDTLLEAVKKTFAEITGYSAIAAVSEKEPDTIVAAKRFSPIVLADSGDEKFVSSDVPALAQWCGEVTALGEGEFAVIKPGGITITDSEGNTVKRPARKIEDGGYAVDADKNGFPHYMLKEIYEQPRAVADTLRGRIHTGGVPVLDDLDPELIRSVERVVFVGCGTSHYASIAGRYLVESIAQIHADSEIASEFCYRRTKAGPETLVVAVSQSGETADTLLALSKAAESGAKTVVVTNNPFGKIIDAGRNVILTKAGREVSVASTKTFTTQVATFAALALFIGRARGTLPQNRAAEIEKELRSISALQSECLALDDEIAKIAVEFSEHSNFLFLGRGLGYPVALEGALKLKEISYIHAEGAAAGEMKHGPIALIDGKMPVVFVFPSREEPSFERLLSNMAEVKARRGRVIAVMPDCEAPNLDEEDRIIRVPECGLIANPLVSVIPLQLFAYHVARSLGKDVDQPRNLAKVVTVE; via the coding sequence ATGTGCGGAATAGTTGGCTACGTGGGTTTTGCCGAGCGAACATGCAATGTTCTGTGCAACGGGCTTGGAAAACTTGATACCCGGGGCTACGACTCCGCAGGCATCTGTGTTGTTGGAGAGAACGGCGCGTCAGTTTTCAAAACTCCGGGCAAAATCAACCGGCTTGTGGAGGAAATTGGCTCAAACCCTCCCGAAGGAAAAGTCGGAATAGGACACACACGCTGGGCAACTCAGGGCGACCCCGAAAGCCGCGAAAACGCTCATCCGCACACTGCGGGCGCGGTAAGCGTGGTTCACAACGGCGTTGTTGAAAACTGGAAACCTCTGCGCGAGCGTCTTGAATCCGCCGGAAGGGTTTTCCTGTCTGACACTGATACCGAAGTCATCGCGCACCTTATTGATGAGTTTCACGGTGCGGGAGACACCCTTCTTGAAGCAGTGAAGAAAACATTTGCCGAAATAACGGGCTACTCGGCAATCGCGGCGGTTTCGGAAAAAGAACCGGATACTATCGTGGCGGCAAAACGGTTTTCGCCCATTGTGCTCGCGGATTCGGGAGATGAGAAGTTTGTTTCCTCCGATGTGCCCGCTCTGGCGCAGTGGTGCGGCGAGGTTACGGCGCTCGGAGAGGGCGAATTTGCCGTCATAAAACCCGGCGGCATCACGATAACGGACTCGGAAGGCAACACGGTAAAACGCCCCGCCAGAAAGATTGAAGACGGCGGTTACGCCGTTGACGCGGACAAAAACGGCTTCCCTCACTATATGCTCAAAGAGATTTATGAACAGCCACGCGCGGTCGCTGACACACTCAGAGGCAGAATTCACACAGGTGGCGTACCGGTTCTTGACGATCTGGACCCCGAACTTATCCGCTCCGTTGAAAGGGTCGTTTTTGTGGGTTGCGGCACCTCTCACTACGCCTCCATAGCGGGACGCTATCTGGTTGAATCTATCGCGCAGATACATGCGGATTCGGAAATCGCCTCGGAGTTCTGTTACCGCCGCACAAAAGCGGGTCCCGAAACACTTGTGGTAGCCGTGTCGCAATCGGGCGAAACGGCGGACACCCTGCTCGCCTTGTCCAAAGCGGCGGAAAGCGGCGCCAAAACAGTTGTCGTGACAAACAATCCGTTCGGGAAAATAATTGACGCGGGGCGGAACGTCATTCTGACCAAAGCCGGAAGAGAGGTTTCTGTCGCCTCAACAAAAACGTTCACTACTCAGGTTGCGACTTTCGCGGCGCTCGCGCTTTTTATCGGCAGAGCGCGCGGAACACTTCCGCAAAACCGCGCGGCGGAAATTGAGAAAGAGTTGCGCTCAATCTCGGCGCTTCAGTCCGAATGCCTAGCACTTGACGATGAAATCGCCAAAATCGCAGTGGAATTCTCAGAGCACTCAAACTTTCTTTTTCTGGGACGGGGGCTCGGCTATCCGGTTGCGCTTGAAGGCGCTCTGAAGTTGAAGGAAATTTCCTACATTCACGCCGAGGGTGCGGCGGCGGGAGAGATGAAGCATGGGCCCATCGCGCTTATTGACGGAAAAATGCCCGTGGTTTTCGTGTTTCCATCCCGTGAAGAGCCGTCTTTTGAAAGACTTCTTTCCAACATGGCGGAAGTGAAGGCGCGGCGCGGCAGGGTAATAGCCGTTATGCCGGATTGTGAAGCGCCGAATTTGGATGAAGAAGACAGAATAATCCGCGTGCCAGAATGCGGACTGATTGCGAACCCGCTTGTTTCCGTCATTCCGCTGCAACTTTTCGCCTATCATGTGGCTCGCTCGCTCGGAAAGGATGTTGACCAGCCGCGAAATCTCGCCAAAGTGGTAACTGTTGAATGA
- a CDS encoding enoyl-CoA hydratase, with product MKLLPENSTELIVRRTGAVISLEINRPEKRNSLSPDVLRSIVRALEKLKKDDSARCVVLSGRGGKAFSSGYDFSFVAPGDITRDYGRKKHPLAAACDAVENFPRPVLALVRGYAVGGGLELAAACDLIICSDDSKFSMPPSKLGIAYPFSGLRRIARAVGIAGAKRMFFGAETFTAQEAFQAGLVSEVTSPSALEDTVYALARKIAEGAPLSIQASKQGLNILAKSSKPSAKDSTSLRAMFEKVCESADFKEGMKSVAEKRKPVFKGR from the coding sequence TTGAAATTATTACCGGAAAACAGCACGGAATTGATTGTCCGGCGGACCGGAGCGGTCATTTCGCTTGAAATAAACAGACCTGAAAAGAGAAACTCTCTGTCTCCCGACGTTCTGCGGAGTATTGTCCGCGCGCTTGAAAAATTGAAAAAAGACGACTCGGCGCGTTGCGTTGTGCTTTCAGGGCGGGGGGGCAAGGCGTTTTCATCGGGATACGATTTTTCCTTTGTGGCCCCCGGAGACATAACCCGCGATTATGGCAGAAAAAAACATCCGCTTGCCGCCGCCTGCGACGCGGTGGAGAATTTCCCGCGCCCCGTTCTGGCGCTTGTGCGCGGCTACGCGGTTGGCGGAGGGCTTGAGCTTGCCGCCGCTTGCGACCTCATAATCTGCTCGGACGATTCAAAGTTTTCCATGCCTCCTTCAAAGCTCGGAATCGCCTATCCGTTTTCGGGTTTGCGTAGAATTGCCCGTGCGGTCGGGATTGCGGGCGCAAAACGGATGTTTTTCGGCGCGGAAACCTTTACGGCTCAAGAAGCGTTTCAGGCGGGGCTTGTAAGCGAAGTAACTTCACCTTCAGCTCTTGAAGACACCGTTTACGCGCTCGCCCGCAAAATCGCGGAGGGCGCGCCTCTGTCAATCCAAGCCTCCAAACAGGGGCTCAACATTCTTGCGAAATCCTCAAAACCTTCCGCGAAAGATTCCACCTCTCTGCGCGCAATGTTTGAAAAAGTCTGCGAAAGCGCCGATTTCAAAGAGGGAATGAAATCGGTTGCCGAAAAAAGAAAGCCGGTTTTCAAAGGGCGTTGA
- a CDS encoding addiction module toxin RelE, which yields MARPLRVEYQNAYYFVTSKGNASQRVFISSDDGKLWMNTFESVCSRFGWICHAYCLMGNHYHIVVETPKANLSAGMRQLNGVYTQAFNRKHNRSGHLFTGRFNSVIFQKEKYLKRVIRHTLSNPVRKGLITSPVQWKWSSCRASSGKESVSFINPLAISSIFGGGTEFEKFISTPEQNSIRSEIKNQIYLGDRDFIERSSKFASVKHSKEIPAEQRMTLKSVKRFVSGITDRNEAVFAAYRSGEFSMKEISDHFGIHYSTVSRIVSEHENSFSEFRKTG from the coding sequence ATGGCAAGACCGCTCAGAGTAGAGTATCAAAACGCCTATTACTTCGTAACCTCAAAGGGGAACGCGTCCCAGAGGGTGTTTATCAGTTCCGATGACGGCAAGTTGTGGATGAACACTTTTGAGTCCGTGTGCTCACGATTCGGATGGATTTGCCACGCCTACTGCCTGATGGGCAACCATTACCATATTGTCGTTGAAACTCCCAAAGCCAACCTTTCAGCCGGAATGAGGCAGTTGAACGGAGTTTACACACAAGCATTTAACAGAAAGCACAACCGGTCGGGGCATCTTTTCACGGGCAGGTTTAACTCCGTAATTTTCCAGAAGGAAAAATATCTGAAACGAGTTATCAGGCACACGCTCTCAAATCCGGTCAGAAAAGGGCTTATCACCTCACCTGTTCAGTGGAAATGGAGCAGTTGCCGCGCCTCAAGCGGAAAGGAAAGCGTTTCTTTTATAAATCCGTTGGCAATATCGTCAATTTTCGGCGGCGGCACGGAGTTTGAAAAATTTATTTCAACCCCGGAGCAGAACAGCATCAGGTCGGAAATCAAGAACCAGATTTATCTGGGCGACAGAGACTTTATTGAAAGATCCTCAAAGTTCGCGTCCGTAAAACACTCAAAAGAGATTCCGGCGGAGCAGAGAATGACGCTCAAAAGCGTCAAGCGTTTCGTCAGTGGCATCACGGACAGAAATGAGGCGGTTTTCGCGGCGTATCGCTCGGGCGAATTCTCAATGAAGGAAATATCAGACCATTTCGGAATTCACTACTCAACCGTAAGCAGAATTGTGAGCGAACACGAAAACTCATTCTCGGAGTTTCGCAAAACCGGATAG
- the purD gene encoding phosphoribosylamine--glycine ligase: MKVMVVGGGGREDALCWKIARSPLVSEIVCAPGNAGITKRARCVAVAAADTEAMVALALKEKPELVVIGPEVSLSLGLADALEAKKIRVFGPSKAAAEIEGSKVFSKQFMRRHSIPTADFDVFENVDDAIRALGETDFPVVIKADGLAAGKGVFVCQKRKDAENALRSIMSDKVFGESGNRIVMEQFLPGAELSFFAISDGQTVIPLEPSQDHKRLLDGDCGPNTGGMGAYTPAPIATGEIREKIMNEFMKPAIEGMAEEGKPYKGVLYAGLMIDGADIKLLEFNCRFGDPETQPLMMRMKSDIVPLLAAAADGTLANQKPPEWNESAAVCVVMASNGYPGKYEKGAELKGIPNDGEESVVFHAGTAEKDGKVVTGSGRVLGVTALGDTIRKAAARAYETVERIDGETGSGTLVYRKDIGNRSGG, translated from the coding sequence ATGAAAGTGATGGTGGTTGGCGGAGGAGGCAGAGAAGATGCGCTTTGCTGGAAAATAGCGCGTAGTCCGCTGGTTTCGGAAATTGTCTGCGCTCCGGGAAATGCGGGAATAACAAAACGCGCCCGGTGCGTTGCTGTTGCGGCGGCGGACACTGAAGCAATGGTTGCGCTCGCGCTCAAAGAGAAACCGGAGCTCGTGGTCATAGGTCCGGAAGTTTCCCTGTCTCTCGGGCTTGCGGACGCGCTTGAAGCGAAAAAAATCAGGGTTTTCGGCCCCTCAAAAGCGGCGGCGGAAATTGAGGGAAGCAAGGTTTTTTCAAAACAGTTTATGCGCAGACACTCCATTCCAACCGCTGATTTTGATGTGTTTGAAAATGTTGATGACGCGATTCGCGCGCTTGGAGAAACGGATTTCCCGGTTGTCATAAAGGCGGACGGTCTTGCGGCGGGGAAAGGGGTTTTTGTGTGCCAGAAAAGAAAGGATGCCGAAAATGCGTTGCGCTCAATCATGAGCGACAAGGTGTTTGGGGAGTCCGGAAACCGCATTGTGATGGAGCAGTTTTTGCCCGGCGCGGAGCTTTCATTTTTTGCCATATCGGACGGGCAAACCGTTATTCCGCTTGAACCGTCTCAGGATCACAAGCGGCTTCTTGACGGCGACTGCGGACCCAACACCGGCGGCATGGGAGCTTACACTCCCGCGCCAATCGCGACAGGCGAAATCAGGGAGAAAATAATGAATGAGTTTATGAAACCCGCCATTGAGGGAATGGCGGAGGAAGGAAAACCCTACAAAGGCGTTCTTTATGCGGGGCTTATGATAGACGGCGCGGACATAAAACTGCTTGAATTCAACTGCCGCTTCGGAGACCCCGAAACCCAACCGCTTATGATGAGGATGAAATCCGACATCGTGCCGCTTCTTGCCGCTGCGGCGGACGGAACGCTGGCAAACCAGAAGCCGCCCGAATGGAATGAAAGCGCGGCTGTGTGCGTGGTAATGGCTTCAAACGGCTACCCTGGAAAATACGAAAAAGGCGCGGAATTGAAAGGGATTCCGAATGACGGGGAGGAGTCGGTGGTTTTTCACGCCGGAACGGCGGAAAAAGACGGAAAAGTCGTTACCGGAAGCGGAAGAGTTTTGGGAGTGACGGCTCTTGGAGATACAATAAGAAAAGCGGCGGCACGCGCTTATGAAACGGTGGAACGAATTGACGGAGAAACCGGTTCCGGTACGCTTGTCTACAGAAAAGACATCGGGAACCGTAGCGGCGGCTGA
- a CDS encoding GTPase Era has protein sequence MSGGGKYRFGFVSVVGGTNVGKSTLVNTLVGRKICATSSKPNTTRNRINGIFTDDEAQIVFTDTPGIVRPKGELLKKMTASALGALESGITLAVTDSSAAFGAGEVRAIRDSSRPVIVALNKTDIASRQSVLEAIKKSEQFGDKIADIVPVSALKKTGTERLLEVLKKSLPEGEKQFPDDNGTDAMDGFIAAEFVREKIFRLTHGEVPYQSAVVVREMRRGKGGILYINAEVLLEKESHKKIVIGKGGEMLKKIGSRARNDIENFLETKVFLELNVMVKPGWSKDRDFIEDIYGR, from the coding sequence ATGTCAGGTGGCGGAAAATACAGATTCGGCTTTGTGTCGGTGGTCGGCGGAACGAATGTGGGAAAATCCACACTTGTGAACACGCTTGTGGGACGGAAAATCTGCGCCACATCCTCAAAACCCAACACAACGCGCAACCGCATAAATGGCATATTCACGGACGACGAAGCACAGATAGTTTTCACTGACACGCCGGGAATAGTCCGCCCGAAGGGAGAACTGCTCAAAAAAATGACCGCGTCCGCGCTCGGAGCGCTGGAGAGCGGCATAACACTTGCCGTTACGGACAGTTCCGCCGCCTTTGGCGCGGGCGAAGTCAGGGCAATCAGGGATTCTTCGCGCCCCGTGATAGTGGCTCTGAACAAAACCGACATCGCGAGCAGACAGTCTGTTCTTGAAGCGATAAAAAAATCGGAACAATTTGGCGACAAAATCGCCGATATTGTTCCGGTTTCGGCGCTCAAAAAAACCGGTACTGAGCGCCTGCTTGAAGTTTTGAAAAAATCCCTGCCAGAAGGCGAAAAACAGTTCCCCGATGACAACGGCACGGACGCGATGGACGGATTTATCGCGGCGGAATTTGTCAGAGAAAAAATCTTTCGCCTCACTCACGGAGAAGTGCCCTACCAATCGGCTGTTGTGGTCAGGGAAATGCGGCGCGGAAAAGGTGGCATTCTCTACATAAACGCCGAAGTGCTTCTTGAAAAAGAGTCTCATAAAAAAATCGTTATAGGAAAAGGCGGCGAGATGCTGAAAAAAATTGGTTCGCGCGCGAGGAACGATATTGAGAATTTTCTCGAAACAAAAGTTTTTCTGGAACTGAACGTGATGGTAAAACCGGGCTGGAGCAAAGACAGAGATTTTATTGAAGATATTTACGGGCGGTAA
- the aroC gene encoding chorismate synthase has translation MAGNTFGKVFRITTWGESHGSAIGVVLDGCPAGLRISETDIQNELDRRRPGQSKVTTQRKEADKVEILSGVFKGKTLGTPISMLVRNTDVISSSYEKIKDTYRPGHADFTYDEKYGFRDYRGGGRASARETAGRVAAGAIAKKLLEKRGIKTRGFVRSVGDIVAEKVNFSEIEKNPVRCPDAKKAKQMFDLIDSVRRQGDSVGGTVEVITQGLPAGLGEPVFHKLDADLASALMSIGGIRGFEVGSGFDVAKKKGSEVNDLMFKRKDGSLGFKTNNAGGLLGGITNGENLVVRIAIKPTSSISKTQKTVDKKGSPKNLVVKGRHDPCLCPRAVPIAEAMVNLVLADHILMSRTAKL, from the coding sequence ATGGCCGGAAACACATTCGGAAAAGTTTTTAGAATCACAACATGGGGAGAGTCGCACGGAAGCGCCATCGGGGTTGTGCTGGACGGCTGTCCGGCGGGACTCAGAATCTCCGAAACCGACATTCAGAACGAACTTGACCGCCGCCGCCCCGGGCAAAGCAAGGTTACGACACAACGCAAAGAGGCGGACAAGGTTGAGATTTTGTCCGGCGTGTTCAAAGGCAAAACGCTTGGCACACCGATTTCCATGCTTGTGCGCAACACCGATGTCATCTCGTCTTCATATGAGAAAATAAAAGACACCTACCGCCCCGGACACGCCGATTTCACATACGATGAAAAATACGGATTCAGAGACTACCGAGGCGGAGGCAGGGCTTCGGCAAGGGAAACGGCCGGTCGGGTCGCGGCGGGCGCTATTGCGAAAAAACTGCTTGAAAAGCGCGGAATTAAAACGCGCGGATTTGTCAGAAGTGTGGGCGACATAGTTGCGGAAAAAGTCAATTTTAGTGAAATAGAAAAAAATCCCGTGCGCTGTCCGGACGCAAAGAAAGCGAAACAGATGTTTGACCTCATAGACTCCGTCCGGCGGCAGGGAGACTCAGTCGGGGGAACGGTTGAGGTTATAACACAGGGACTTCCCGCAGGGCTTGGCGAGCCGGTTTTTCACAAACTTGACGCGGATTTGGCTTCCGCTCTGATGAGCATCGGCGGCATAAGAGGTTTTGAAGTGGGAAGCGGGTTTGATGTGGCGAAAAAGAAAGGATCTGAAGTAAACGATTTGATGTTCAAGCGCAAAGACGGCTCTCTGGGATTCAAAACAAACAACGCGGGCGGGTTGCTCGGCGGCATAACAAACGGCGAAAATCTCGTGGTCAGAATCGCCATAAAGCCCACTTCGTCAATATCAAAAACCCAGAAAACGGTTGACAAAAAGGGCTCTCCAAAGAATCTGGTAGTCAAAGGCAGACATGACCCGTGCCTGTGCCCGCGGGCGGTTCCCATTGCCGAAGCGATGGTTAATCTTGTGCTCGCGGATCATATCCTTATGAGCCGGACAGCAAAACTGTGA
- a CDS encoding aminotransferase class V-fold PLP-dependent enzyme — protein MARPIIHHRTAEFESIVEQIRADLKQIFQTSGEVLVLASSGTGAMEGAVSNTLCRGDRVLVVNSGKFGERWEKICGAFGIEVEEITVEWGRAVDPALIRQKLDKNPSIRAVLMQASETSTGIKNPTAKIAAITRERDDVILIVDGITAVGVFPLPFDELGIDVLVAGSQKAFMLPPGLSFAAMSTKAWEFNKTSDLPKFYFDFKAAAKSADKNTTPWTPAVSLVRGLSQVLKMFVGEGLENMHKRHAVFSSATRSAFEAMEMELFTKDEPSPALSVAVAPPDIGAGPLIKTLKEDFGITVAGGQDQAKGKIFRVSHIGYIDRSDTVAVVSAVEQSLKKLGHGFDFGSGAEAAARIISENL, from the coding sequence ATGGCAAGGCCCATCATCCACCACAGAACCGCCGAATTTGAGTCAATAGTTGAACAGATACGCGCCGACCTGAAACAGATTTTTCAGACTTCCGGCGAGGTTCTGGTACTTGCTTCCTCAGGCACGGGAGCGATGGAGGGCGCGGTTTCAAACACACTTTGCCGGGGCGACAGGGTTCTTGTCGTCAACAGCGGGAAGTTCGGAGAAAGATGGGAAAAAATCTGCGGCGCTTTCGGCATTGAAGTTGAGGAAATCACGGTTGAGTGGGGAAGGGCGGTTGATCCCGCGCTCATACGGCAAAAACTCGACAAAAACCCCTCCATACGCGCGGTTCTGATGCAGGCGAGCGAAACCTCAACGGGCATAAAAAACCCGACCGCCAAAATAGCCGCAATTACGCGCGAACGGGACGACGTGATTCTGATAGTGGACGGCATAACTGCCGTGGGCGTTTTTCCGTTGCCGTTTGACGAACTTGGCATTGACGTGCTTGTCGCGGGCTCGCAGAAGGCTTTTATGCTTCCTCCGGGGCTGTCTTTTGCGGCAATGAGCACCAAGGCGTGGGAGTTCAACAAAACCTCGGACCTTCCGAAGTTTTATTTTGATTTCAAAGCCGCGGCAAAAAGCGCGGACAAAAACACAACTCCGTGGACACCGGCGGTCAGTCTTGTAAGAGGGCTGTCGCAGGTTTTGAAAATGTTTGTCGGAGAAGGGCTTGAAAATATGCACAAACGGCACGCGGTTTTTTCTTCCGCGACCAGAAGCGCTTTTGAAGCGATGGAAATGGAGTTGTTCACAAAGGATGAGCCCAGCCCCGCGCTTTCAGTCGCGGTCGCGCCGCCTGATATCGGCGCGGGACCGCTGATAAAAACCCTCAAAGAGGATTTTGGAATAACGGTCGCGGGCGGTCAGGATCAGGCAAAGGGGAAGATTTTCCGCGTTTCCCACATCGGATACATAGACCGTTCGGACACAGTCGCGGTTGTGTCTGCGGTTGAGCAGAGTTTGAAAAAACTCGGGCACGGGTTTGATTTCGGCTCCGGTGCTGAAGCCGCCGCCCGCATAATCAGTGAAAACCTGTAA